Proteins encoded by one window of Venturia canescens isolate UGA chromosome 2, ASM1945775v1, whole genome shotgun sequence:
- the LOC122406009 gene encoding squamous cell carcinoma antigen recognized by T-cells 3-like isoform X1: protein MEDMEVGTLEQECRIEGKNLIGKERMPEHGEIESESENKVINDETDQSGVIDDVNNENDDDDEDEDDDNADETEVKMLEASLVQNPYDYSSHLALILKLQTMGELERLRTARENMSSKYPLSPDIWLSWLRDEIKLAMTLEQRDSVTMLCERAIKDYLSVDIWLEYLQFSIGSMGLESNAMNNIRQLFERALTAVGLHVTKGAIIWEAYREFETVLLSMIDSGNEREIKEHLNHIGGLFRRQLACPLLDMEKTLQEYEIWRKTDGANATIDENIVMGGYERAWVSLKERLPFEEKLVSAQGDNELWDAYQGYLLYEKKNGDPGRVNVLYERAVAELSLEPRLWLDYMTFLENNLKIESILADVFVRASRNIPWCAKIWQKWIRAMEKWNKPLLEVQALLENALTAGFPTAEEYRSVWIMYIEYLRRRINHNGSAADEEKQIEVIRKTFERACEHLAKLFGLQGDPNCVILQYWARTEAIHANDMEKARSLWSDILSQGHSPNASSWLEYISLEKCYGDTKHLRKLYQKALSAVKDWPESIVNSWIDFERDEGTLEQMEHCETKVNEKMEKVLEERQNMQQNVSHDTENVGLTKKSSKRKPDDGRWKNLGVSPHKQARVEKPKARDSILSFDNKMAQSLSEEPSTSKSLTSKSKIAPPPGFPGAEEEKMDTGSTHEVDDKITVFVSNLDYTATEKEVEEALTPVGPVTLVRLVQDYKGRSKGFGYVQLIDSDGVERALQLDRTPIKGRPMFISRCDPNKTTRGPGFKYRCTLEKNKLFVKGLPVSTTKEDLEKLFEAYGSLKDVRLVTYRNGHSKGLAYVEFMDETSTAKALLATDGITVGDKIISVAISQPPERRKTVVDEVPQIKSLGGTSVSRTAFGGPKTLLSMIPRNVKAAGNSGPTIASGNGAKQPLNNQDFRKMLLNKK from the exons ATGGAGGATATGGAGGTGGGAACTCTTGAGCAGGAGTGCCGAATTGAAGGCAAAAATTTGATTGGAAAAGAGAGGATGCCGGAACACGGAGAGATTGAGAGCGAATCCGAAAACAAGGTAATTAACGATGAAACCGATCAATCTGGAGTAATCGATGACGTTAACAACGagaacgatgatgatgatgaggacgaggatgacgatAATGCGGATGAAACCGAAGTTAAAATGCTCGAAGCTTCACTCGTTCAAAATCCTTACGATTATTCCAGTCATCTCGCACTCATCCTAAAATTGCAAACTATGGGGGAATTGGAACGTTTAAGAACTGCTAGAGAAAACATGAGCTCGAAATATCCTCTGAGTCCTGATATATGGTTGTCCTGGCTAAGAGACGAAATCAAATTGGCTATGACACTGGAACAACGCGACTCCGTTACCATGCTTTGCGAAAGAGCTATCAAGGATTATTTGT CCGTTGATATTTGGTTGGAATACTTACAATTCAGTATAGGATCAATGGGGCTGGAATCAAACGCTATGAATAACATAAGGCAATTATTTGAAAGAGCTTTAACTGCTGTTGGATTACATGTCACCAAAGGAGCTATAATTTGGGAAGCATATAGGGAATTTGAAACAGTTTTACTCTCAATG ATTGACTCTGGTaatgagagagaaataaaagagcATCTGAATCACATTGGTGGTCTTTTTCGTCGTCAATTGGCTTGTCCCCTGTTGGACatggaaaaaacgttgcaaGAGTACGAAATATGGCGTAAAACTGACGGTGCAAACGCAACAATCGACGAAAATATAGTAATGGGTGGATATGAGCGAGCTTGGGTAAGCCTAAAAGAGAGATTACCTTTCGAGGAAAAGCTCGTTTCTGCTCAAGGCGATAACGAGCTCTGGGACGCTTATCAGGGATACTTACTTTATGAAAAGAAGAACGGAGATCCGGGTCGTGTAAATGTGCTTTACGAGCGAGCAGTTGCAGAATTGAGTCTCGAACCTCGTCTTTGGCTCGACTATATGACTTTTCTCGAGAACAACTTGAAGATCGAATCAATCCTGGCAGATGTTTTCGTTAGGGCTAGTAGAAATATTCCGTGGTGCGCTAAAATTTGGCAAAAATGGATCAGAGCGATGGAAAAATGGAACAAGCCTCTGCTGGAAGTTCAAGCTCTTCTTGAAAACGCTCTCACCGCGGGTTTTCCTACGGCCGAGGAATACAGAAGTGTTTGGATCATGTACATCGAATACCTACGAAGGAGAATAAATCACAACGGTTCTGCAGCCGATGAGGAAAAACAAATCGAAGTTATACGAAAAACATTCGAGCGCGCGTGTGAACATCTCGCCAAACTTTTCGGTCTCCAAGGTGATCCAAATTGCGTGATACTCCAATATTGGGCACGTACCGAAGCGATTCACGCCAACGACATGGAGAAAGCAAGGTCTTTGTGGTCCGATATACTGTCCCAGGGTCATTCGCCGAACGCCTCGAGTTGGCTAGAATACATTTCGCTCGAAAAATGTTACGGCGACACGAAACATTTGCGAAAATTGTATCAAAAAGCTTTGTCAGCGGTGAAAGATTGGCCGGAAAGTATCGTCAATTCTTGGATAGATTTTGAGCGCGACGAGGGCACTCTCGAGCAGATGGAACACTGCGAAACAAAAGTCAAcgaaaagatggaaaaagtatTGGAGGAAAGACAAAATATGCAGCAGAATGTTTCGCACGACACGGAAAATGTCGGACTGACGAAGAAATCTAGCAAACGGAAACCGGACGATGGAAGATGGAAAAATCTCGGAGTTTCGCCACATAAGCAAGCTCGAGTTGAAAAGCCAAAAGCAAGAGACAGTATTCTAAGCTTCGACAACAAGATGGCTCAATCTTTGTCGGAAGAGCCATCGACTAGTAAATCTCTTACTTCAAAATCCAAAATCGCCCCACCACCTGGTTTTCCAGGAgccgaggaagaaaaaatggatacCGGAAGTACTCACGAGGTTGATGACAAGATAACGGTATTCGTTAGTAATCTGGATTACACAGCAACAGAAAAAGAAGTAGAAGAAGCTCTGACCCCAGTAGGACCAGTCACTCTTGTAAGACTCGTACAGGACTACAAAGGTCGTAGCAAAGGATTTGGCTACGTGCAGCTTATAGATTCC GATGGGGTTGAGCGAGCTTTACAATTGGACAGGACGCCGATAAAGGGACGTCCCATGTTCATTTCACGATGCGATCCTAATAAAACCACTCGAGGACCGGGATTCAAGTATCGCTGTACACTCGAAAAGAACAAGCTTTTTGTTAAAG GTCTTCCGGTATCAACGACGAAAGAAGATTTGGAAAAGTTGTTCGAGGCTTACGGATCATTGAAAGACGTTCGTCTGGTAACTTACCGTAACGGCCACTCCAAAGGTTTGGCATACGTCGAATTTATGGACGAAACAAGCACTGCAAAAGCTCTGCTTGCTACTGACGGAATAACGGTTGGGGATAAAATAATAAGCGTTGCGATAAGTCAACCTCCGGAACGGAGGAAAACAGTAGTCGACGAAGTGCCCCaaataaaatctctcggtGGGACTAGCGTGAGCAGAACAGCTTTTGGCGGGCCAAAAACACTGTTGTCGATGATTCCGCGCAATGTAAAAGCTGCTGGAAACAGTGGACCAACTATTGCTTCAGGAAATGGTGCCAAACAGCCATTGAACAATCAAGACTTCAGAAAAATGctcttgaataaaaaatag
- the LOC122406009 gene encoding squamous cell carcinoma antigen recognized by T-cells 3-like isoform X2: MGELERLRTARENMSSKYPLSPDIWLSWLRDEIKLAMTLEQRDSVTMLCERAIKDYLSVDIWLEYLQFSIGSMGLESNAMNNIRQLFERALTAVGLHVTKGAIIWEAYREFETVLLSMIDSGNEREIKEHLNHIGGLFRRQLACPLLDMEKTLQEYEIWRKTDGANATIDENIVMGGYERAWVSLKERLPFEEKLVSAQGDNELWDAYQGYLLYEKKNGDPGRVNVLYERAVAELSLEPRLWLDYMTFLENNLKIESILADVFVRASRNIPWCAKIWQKWIRAMEKWNKPLLEVQALLENALTAGFPTAEEYRSVWIMYIEYLRRRINHNGSAADEEKQIEVIRKTFERACEHLAKLFGLQGDPNCVILQYWARTEAIHANDMEKARSLWSDILSQGHSPNASSWLEYISLEKCYGDTKHLRKLYQKALSAVKDWPESIVNSWIDFERDEGTLEQMEHCETKVNEKMEKVLEERQNMQQNVSHDTENVGLTKKSSKRKPDDGRWKNLGVSPHKQARVEKPKARDSILSFDNKMAQSLSEEPSTSKSLTSKSKIAPPPGFPGAEEEKMDTGSTHEVDDKITVFVSNLDYTATEKEVEEALTPVGPVTLVRLVQDYKGRSKGFGYVQLIDSDGVERALQLDRTPIKGRPMFISRCDPNKTTRGPGFKYRCTLEKNKLFVKGLPVSTTKEDLEKLFEAYGSLKDVRLVTYRNGHSKGLAYVEFMDETSTAKALLATDGITVGDKIISVAISQPPERRKTVVDEVPQIKSLGGTSVSRTAFGGPKTLLSMIPRNVKAAGNSGPTIASGNGAKQPLNNQDFRKMLLNKK, from the exons ATGGGGGAATTGGAACGTTTAAGAACTGCTAGAGAAAACATGAGCTCGAAATATCCTCTGAGTCCTGATATATGGTTGTCCTGGCTAAGAGACGAAATCAAATTGGCTATGACACTGGAACAACGCGACTCCGTTACCATGCTTTGCGAAAGAGCTATCAAGGATTATTTGT CCGTTGATATTTGGTTGGAATACTTACAATTCAGTATAGGATCAATGGGGCTGGAATCAAACGCTATGAATAACATAAGGCAATTATTTGAAAGAGCTTTAACTGCTGTTGGATTACATGTCACCAAAGGAGCTATAATTTGGGAAGCATATAGGGAATTTGAAACAGTTTTACTCTCAATG ATTGACTCTGGTaatgagagagaaataaaagagcATCTGAATCACATTGGTGGTCTTTTTCGTCGTCAATTGGCTTGTCCCCTGTTGGACatggaaaaaacgttgcaaGAGTACGAAATATGGCGTAAAACTGACGGTGCAAACGCAACAATCGACGAAAATATAGTAATGGGTGGATATGAGCGAGCTTGGGTAAGCCTAAAAGAGAGATTACCTTTCGAGGAAAAGCTCGTTTCTGCTCAAGGCGATAACGAGCTCTGGGACGCTTATCAGGGATACTTACTTTATGAAAAGAAGAACGGAGATCCGGGTCGTGTAAATGTGCTTTACGAGCGAGCAGTTGCAGAATTGAGTCTCGAACCTCGTCTTTGGCTCGACTATATGACTTTTCTCGAGAACAACTTGAAGATCGAATCAATCCTGGCAGATGTTTTCGTTAGGGCTAGTAGAAATATTCCGTGGTGCGCTAAAATTTGGCAAAAATGGATCAGAGCGATGGAAAAATGGAACAAGCCTCTGCTGGAAGTTCAAGCTCTTCTTGAAAACGCTCTCACCGCGGGTTTTCCTACGGCCGAGGAATACAGAAGTGTTTGGATCATGTACATCGAATACCTACGAAGGAGAATAAATCACAACGGTTCTGCAGCCGATGAGGAAAAACAAATCGAAGTTATACGAAAAACATTCGAGCGCGCGTGTGAACATCTCGCCAAACTTTTCGGTCTCCAAGGTGATCCAAATTGCGTGATACTCCAATATTGGGCACGTACCGAAGCGATTCACGCCAACGACATGGAGAAAGCAAGGTCTTTGTGGTCCGATATACTGTCCCAGGGTCATTCGCCGAACGCCTCGAGTTGGCTAGAATACATTTCGCTCGAAAAATGTTACGGCGACACGAAACATTTGCGAAAATTGTATCAAAAAGCTTTGTCAGCGGTGAAAGATTGGCCGGAAAGTATCGTCAATTCTTGGATAGATTTTGAGCGCGACGAGGGCACTCTCGAGCAGATGGAACACTGCGAAACAAAAGTCAAcgaaaagatggaaaaagtatTGGAGGAAAGACAAAATATGCAGCAGAATGTTTCGCACGACACGGAAAATGTCGGACTGACGAAGAAATCTAGCAAACGGAAACCGGACGATGGAAGATGGAAAAATCTCGGAGTTTCGCCACATAAGCAAGCTCGAGTTGAAAAGCCAAAAGCAAGAGACAGTATTCTAAGCTTCGACAACAAGATGGCTCAATCTTTGTCGGAAGAGCCATCGACTAGTAAATCTCTTACTTCAAAATCCAAAATCGCCCCACCACCTGGTTTTCCAGGAgccgaggaagaaaaaatggatacCGGAAGTACTCACGAGGTTGATGACAAGATAACGGTATTCGTTAGTAATCTGGATTACACAGCAACAGAAAAAGAAGTAGAAGAAGCTCTGACCCCAGTAGGACCAGTCACTCTTGTAAGACTCGTACAGGACTACAAAGGTCGTAGCAAAGGATTTGGCTACGTGCAGCTTATAGATTCC GATGGGGTTGAGCGAGCTTTACAATTGGACAGGACGCCGATAAAGGGACGTCCCATGTTCATTTCACGATGCGATCCTAATAAAACCACTCGAGGACCGGGATTCAAGTATCGCTGTACACTCGAAAAGAACAAGCTTTTTGTTAAAG GTCTTCCGGTATCAACGACGAAAGAAGATTTGGAAAAGTTGTTCGAGGCTTACGGATCATTGAAAGACGTTCGTCTGGTAACTTACCGTAACGGCCACTCCAAAGGTTTGGCATACGTCGAATTTATGGACGAAACAAGCACTGCAAAAGCTCTGCTTGCTACTGACGGAATAACGGTTGGGGATAAAATAATAAGCGTTGCGATAAGTCAACCTCCGGAACGGAGGAAAACAGTAGTCGACGAAGTGCCCCaaataaaatctctcggtGGGACTAGCGTGAGCAGAACAGCTTTTGGCGGGCCAAAAACACTGTTGTCGATGATTCCGCGCAATGTAAAAGCTGCTGGAAACAGTGGACCAACTATTGCTTCAGGAAATGGTGCCAAACAGCCATTGAACAATCAAGACTTCAGAAAAATGctcttgaataaaaaatag
- the LOC122406014 gene encoding uncharacterized protein isoform X2 yields MRSLILGSVLLLGAFFVIGVESHGRLIEPPSRASMWRYGFDTPHDYNDHESYCGGFSRQWNRNGGKCGICGDPWDMKKPRAHENGGLYGNNVIVRKYRTGSVIPVRIELTANHHGYFEFRTCAMTARGVDVTDECLDKYLLKMENGTARYYPGPGNRIFEGYYKLPDELTCAQCVFQWRYIAGNNWGECGNGTGAVGCGPQEEFRGCADITIGDNVPPLPPRPKVKPGVKMPTETPDYPTDTFYVPQISRNYWLYSFIIAGTCLVVVLAAMALIYAYYYHANRAKQWLKSRRLLSPESPPIAPPRHKRHSLSNIQLQI; encoded by the exons ATGAGGTCGTTGATCCTGGGCTCCGTACTACTCCTCGGAGCATTTTTCGTAATAGGAGTTGAGTCACATGGCAGACTCATTGAGCCACCTTCAAGAGCTTCGATGTGGAGATACGGTTTTGACACACCACACGATTACAACGATCATGAATCATATTGTGGCGGTTTCAGTAGACAGTGGAACCGAAATGGTGGCAAATGTGGTATTTGCGGTGATCCTTGGGACATGAAGAAG CCAAGGGCTCACGAGAATGGGGGACTATACGGAAACAACGTGATAGTTCGTAAATATCGAACGGGATCTGTGATTCCAGTACGAATCGAATTGACGGCTAATCATCACGGTTATTTCGAATTTCGTACGTGCGCGATGACCGCACGAGGAGTCGATGTCACGGACGAGTGTCTCGACAAATATTTGCTCAAAATGGAGAATGGAACCGCTCGTTATTATCCCGGACCGGGTAATAGAATCTTCGAGGGTTATTATAAATTACCTGATGAGCTGACGTGTGCGCAGTGTGTTTTTCAATGGAGATACATCGCGGGGAATAATTGGGGCGAATGTGGAAACGGAACAG gtgcCGTTGGTTGCGGTCCTCAGGAAGAATTTCGTGGCTGCGCCGACATAACGATAGGCGATAACGTTCCGCCGTTACCACCGAGGCCGAAAGTGAAACCGGGTGTCAAAATGCCCACCGAAACTCCAGATTATCCTACAGACACGTTCTACGTGCCCCAAATTTCCCGCAATTATTGGCTTTACAGTTTCATCATTGCTGGAACTTGTCTGGTCGTTGTACTTGCAGCTATGGCACTAATTTATGCATACTATTATCACGCGAATCGAGCCAAGCAGTGGCTTAAATCGAGACGGCTTTTGTCACCGGAGAGTCCACCGATCGCTCCACCGAGGCACAAGAGGCATTCGCTGTCCAATATCCAACTGCAAATATAA
- the LOC122406014 gene encoding uncharacterized protein isoform X1, whose translation MGDSQNSKSMRSLILGSVLLLGAFFVIGVESHGRLIEPPSRASMWRYGFDTPHDYNDHESYCGGFSRQWNRNGGKCGICGDPWDMKKPRAHENGGLYGNNVIVRKYRTGSVIPVRIELTANHHGYFEFRTCAMTARGVDVTDECLDKYLLKMENGTARYYPGPGNRIFEGYYKLPDELTCAQCVFQWRYIAGNNWGECGNGTGAVGCGPQEEFRGCADITIGDNVPPLPPRPKVKPGVKMPTETPDYPTDTFYVPQISRNYWLYSFIIAGTCLVVVLAAMALIYAYYYHANRAKQWLKSRRLLSPESPPIAPPRHKRHSLSNIQLQI comes from the exons GACTCGCAGAATAGCAAGAGCATGAGGTCGTTGATCCTGGGCTCCGTACTACTCCTCGGAGCATTTTTCGTAATAGGAGTTGAGTCACATGGCAGACTCATTGAGCCACCTTCAAGAGCTTCGATGTGGAGATACGGTTTTGACACACCACACGATTACAACGATCATGAATCATATTGTGGCGGTTTCAGTAGACAGTGGAACCGAAATGGTGGCAAATGTGGTATTTGCGGTGATCCTTGGGACATGAAGAAG CCAAGGGCTCACGAGAATGGGGGACTATACGGAAACAACGTGATAGTTCGTAAATATCGAACGGGATCTGTGATTCCAGTACGAATCGAATTGACGGCTAATCATCACGGTTATTTCGAATTTCGTACGTGCGCGATGACCGCACGAGGAGTCGATGTCACGGACGAGTGTCTCGACAAATATTTGCTCAAAATGGAGAATGGAACCGCTCGTTATTATCCCGGACCGGGTAATAGAATCTTCGAGGGTTATTATAAATTACCTGATGAGCTGACGTGTGCGCAGTGTGTTTTTCAATGGAGATACATCGCGGGGAATAATTGGGGCGAATGTGGAAACGGAACAG gtgcCGTTGGTTGCGGTCCTCAGGAAGAATTTCGTGGCTGCGCCGACATAACGATAGGCGATAACGTTCCGCCGTTACCACCGAGGCCGAAAGTGAAACCGGGTGTCAAAATGCCCACCGAAACTCCAGATTATCCTACAGACACGTTCTACGTGCCCCAAATTTCCCGCAATTATTGGCTTTACAGTTTCATCATTGCTGGAACTTGTCTGGTCGTTGTACTTGCAGCTATGGCACTAATTTATGCATACTATTATCACGCGAATCGAGCCAAGCAGTGGCTTAAATCGAGACGGCTTTTGTCACCGGAGAGTCCACCGATCGCTCCACCGAGGCACAAGAGGCATTCGCTGTCCAATATCCAACTGCAAATATAA